A single window of Leeuwenhoekiella sp. MAR_2009_132 DNA harbors:
- a CDS encoding T9SS type A sorting domain-containing protein: protein MKTTIKTLVMALVLAFSLNANAADGIAVTVNENFMVKVEYTNAMEGAQIYLEDAKGEKLYREYAGSLANDFKTLSLENLPSGKYYLIYEDDYAKSYTTIDKKVNGLDIVSDESKTIFKPNYKIQDGIVLISFTNPKEVKTTTRVYDENGEIIESISDKSLVVKQALNLSELRKGAYRIGITIGKDYFSKEVMID, encoded by the coding sequence ATGAAGACAACAATTAAAACTTTGGTAATGGCATTAGTTTTAGCTTTTAGCTTAAACGCAAATGCCGCAGACGGAATCGCAGTTACTGTAAACGAAAACTTTATGGTTAAAGTTGAGTATACAAATGCAATGGAGGGAGCCCAGATTTATCTGGAAGATGCTAAAGGTGAAAAACTCTACAGGGAGTATGCGGGCAGTTTAGCAAATGATTTTAAGACATTAAGTTTAGAAAACCTTCCAAGTGGTAAGTACTATCTTATTTATGAGGATGATTATGCTAAATCGTACACTACAATAGATAAGAAAGTTAATGGTCTTGACATTGTAAGTGATGAGAGTAAAACTATTTTTAAGCCTAATTACAAGATACAGGATGGTATTGTATTAATTTCTTTTACAAACCCTAAGGAAGTAAAGACAACAACTCGTGTTTATGATGAGAATGGTGAGATTATAGAATCTATATCAGACAAAAGTCTTGTTGTTAAACAAGCTCTAAACCTTTCTGAATTAAGAAAAGGTGCTTATCGTATAGGCATTACTATAGGCAAGGACTATTTCTCTAAAGAAGTAATGATTGACTAA
- a CDS encoding MauE/DoxX family redox-associated membrane protein — translation MTNYPWHLFLMAAMYCFAGIMHFIKPKAYLRIMPRYLPKPKVLVCLSGLAEILTGIGLCFPETKNIAIWCIILMLTVFLLVHFYMLSSDKAGLNLPKWILWGRIILQFGLMYWAYIYLSI, via the coding sequence ATGACAAATTACCCCTGGCACTTATTTTTAATGGCCGCAATGTATTGCTTCGCAGGCATAATGCATTTCATAAAGCCAAAAGCTTATTTACGGATAATGCCAAGATACCTGCCAAAACCAAAAGTACTGGTTTGCCTAAGCGGTTTAGCTGAGATTCTTACCGGTATTGGACTCTGTTTTCCAGAAACAAAGAATATTGCCATTTGGTGTATTATTTTAATGCTCACGGTATTTTTACTGGTTCATTTTTATATGCTTTCTTCAGATAAAGCAGGTCTTAATCTTCCAAAATGGATTTTATGGGGGCGTATAATTTTACAATTTGGTTTAATGTATTGGGCTTATATTTACCTATCTATTTAA